A single genomic interval of Pyrus communis chromosome 7, drPyrComm1.1, whole genome shotgun sequence harbors:
- the LOC137739241 gene encoding heavy metal-associated isoprenylated plant protein 33-like has translation MAESNTNNNNAGFVTCEIKLDTRSSGWHKTMIKILNSIWGVSYSIDAEAGMAYVAGTVDPNTLLTSFAKAGKHALLRVHSDSGHHRHHFSTSVGNSSTGNVNRSVKPPPQDNQYRLGDGGSGYGYGSKSNQYRLVDGSSGNGCVSKSNQYEHDRSLVTKTHHYHRPPPLGRDSGQCSIM, from the exons ATGGCGGAGTCCAATACCAATAATAATAATGCTGGGTTCGTG ACTTGTGAAATTAAACTGGATACTCGTTCGTCTGGATGGCACAAGACCatgatcaaaattttgaataGCATCTGGG gagTATCATACAGCATTGATGCAGAAGCCGGAATGGCATATGTGGCGGGGACAGTGGATCCCAACACCCTTCTGACGAGTTTCGCAAAAGCAGGGAAGCATGCACTGCTCAGGGTGCATTCTGATTCGGGACACCACCGTCATCACTTCTCCACCTCCGTCGGTAATAGTAGTACTGGTAATGTGAACAGGAGTGTGAAACCACCTCCACAGGACAATCAATACAGACTTGGAGATGGCGGTTCCGGTTATGGTTATGGGTCTAAGTCTAACCAATACAGACTTGTAGACGGCAGTTCTGGTAATGGTTGTGTGTCGAAGTCTAACCAATACGAACATGATCGAAGCCTTGTAACAAAAACACATCACTACCACCGACCGCCACCATTGGGAAGAGACTCCGGCCAGTGCTCCATTATGTGA